Below is a genomic region from Fusobacterium perfoetens.
ATTTATTGAGCTTATGCCAATAGGTGAGGGAAAAAATTATCAAGGGATAGACAATCAAGAAATTTTGGAAAGTTTAAAAAAATCTTTTGAAATAAATGAAGAAAATTTTGAAATAAATGGTGTAACGAGATATTTCAGAATAAAAAATTTTAAGGGAAGAGTTGGATTTATAAGTCCTATTCATAACTGTTTCTGTGAAACTTGCAATAAAATAAGAATTACATCTTCTGGTGAAATAAAAAGATGTCTAAACGAAAAAGGAAGATTTAATATAAAAAATGTTGATGAAATTGAAATAAAAGAAATATTGAAAAATGAAATAATGAGTAAACCAGAAAAACATCTTTTTGGTGAGAGAAAAGATGATAAAGAAGAAAAAAATATGAATGAGATTGGTGGATAAAATGGGAATAATAAAAGCAGTTTGTATTAGTGAAAAAAGAGGAACTGATAAAAAAAATATACATAAATGTGAAGTGATTAAAGGTTTTGGTCTAAAAAATGATGCTCACGGAGGAGATTGGCATAGACAAGTAAGCCTTATATCTTTTGAAAAAATTGAGGAGTTTAAAAAAAGAGGTGGAGATGTTGTTGATGGCTCTTTTGGAGAAAATCTTATTGTTACAGAGATAGAACTTACAACACTTCCAATAGGAACAAAATTAAAAATAAATGATGTTGTTTTGGAAGTTACACAGATTGGAAAAGAGTGTCACTCTCATTGTGAAATATTTAAAAAAGTGGGAGATTGTATAATGCCAAGAGAGGGAATTTTTGCAAGAGTTTTAGTTGGTGGATTTATAGAAGAGGGAGATATAATTCAAGTAGTAGAATAATGGAGGAAAAATGGAATTTTCACATTTTAATAAAGACGGAAAAGCATATATGGTAGATGTCAGTGAAAAAAATAAAACTAAGAGAGAGGCAAAGGCTTTTGGAAAGATAAAAGTTTCAAAAGAGGTTATTGAAAAATTAACTAATCATCAGATGAAAAAAGGGGAAGTTTTAGGGGTAGCAAGAGTTGCAGGAATAATGGGAATGAAAAAAACAAGTGATATTATTCCAATGTGTCACCCTATTTTTATGAGTGGTTGTGAAATAAATTTTGAAATAAAAGAAGAGTTAGGAGAGATACATATTTATTCTACAGCAAAAACTGTTGGAGAAACAGGAATAGAGATGGAGGCTTTGACAGGAGTAACTACAGCGGCTCTTACAATTTATGATATGTGTAAAAGTGTAGATAAAAGAATGGTTATTTCTGATATTCATCTTTTAACAAAAACTGGTGGAAAAAGTGGAGATTTTAAATTTTAATAAAGTTAGAATATTATGAAAGTAAAAAATAAAAATATGATATTAAAAAATTACATAAATTAGATTACTCAAAGTTTTAATATTATCATATTATTATAAATTAAGGGGGAAAATTTATATGATAGGAATATTAAAAAATGCGATAGAAGATATAAGATTAAAAGA
It encodes:
- a CDS encoding MOSC domain-containing protein; its protein translation is MGIIKAVCISEKRGTDKKNIHKCEVIKGFGLKNDAHGGDWHRQVSLISFEKIEEFKKRGGDVVDGSFGENLIVTEIELTTLPIGTKLKINDVVLEVTQIGKECHSHCEIFKKVGDCIMPREGIFARVLVGGFIEEGDIIQVVE
- the moaC gene encoding cyclic pyranopterin monophosphate synthase MoaC; protein product: MEFSHFNKDGKAYMVDVSEKNKTKREAKAFGKIKVSKEVIEKLTNHQMKKGEVLGVARVAGIMGMKKTSDIIPMCHPIFMSGCEINFEIKEELGEIHIYSTAKTVGETGIEMEALTGVTTAALTIYDMCKSVDKRMVISDIHLLTKTGGKSGDFKF